One part of the Ornithodoros turicata isolate Travis chromosome 2, ASM3712646v1, whole genome shotgun sequence genome encodes these proteins:
- the LOC135384158 gene encoding transmembrane protein 161B-like encodes MALFGVQIVITMVMASVLQKTSLRFSLSRWIICKRLVRYLHPSDEELKSLAGISGKPFKGKGKRDRGRDRYRNGSVKDGKDHEEFLVPKSLHVELDVAAVDVTELVQLRFYTEYQWLLDFAGYAFVVYLLTEAYYFLLPGRNEFNLSLIWCLLVLGFAIKVLFSLTALYFRGEEPIGERSLCLMSGFFFFVLAMVVLVADEEFLEFGLVKAYQSFNESSYQFLKTQGLNSSGPASHLMFKFFLALWAGFVGAFFAFPGLRFARMHSDAFKYCEERPFLKVALHMSFVAPLFVVLLWVKPIARAYFTQRTFPGMKGTLLTDDSFETTRIVCVLAVVLMRLLLMPRYLQSYLNLAPEKLSELRKEAGRITNIELQKKVARVFYYLCVVALQYMTPLLTCAFTACLLKTLGEYSWTSYLWPTAAANATSSLHQHIQRQSSAAHMSADAESILKTSEQFSLTLTGLRAVFTPVLFRGLLGFMTWWLCAVYFAISAIGLVYHSYSI; translated from the exons ATG GCATTATTTGGTGTGCAAATCGTGATAACAATGGTCATGGCAAGCGTCCTCCAAAAGACGTCACTTCGATTTTCCCTTTCAAGGTGGATCATCTGCAAAAG GCTTGTCCGATACCTACATCCATCTGATGAAGAGCTCAAGTCTTTAGCAGGGATTTCTGGGAAACCTTTCAAAGGGAAAGGGAAGAGAGACAGAGGAAGGGATAG ATATCGAAATGGAAGCGTGAAGGACGGAAAAGACCACGAGGAGTTTTTAGTTCCAAAGAGCTTGCACGTTGAATTGGACGTGGCAGCAGTCGACGTGACAGAGCTCGTGCAGCTGCGCTTTTACACTGAGTACCAGTGGCTGTTAGATTTTGCTGGTTACGCCTTTGTTGTCTATCTTCTCACTGAAGCCTACTACTTCCTCTTGCCTGGGAGAAACGAATTCAACCTCAGTCTCATCTGGTGTCTCCTGGTACTTGGCTTTGCGAt AAAAGTCTTGTTTTCACTGACGGCACTCTATTTTCGCGGAGAAGAGCCCATTGGGGAACGATCGCTCTGCCTCATGTctggctttttcttttttgtcctcGCCATGGTCGTCCTTGTTGCTGACGAAGAATTTCTCGAGTTTGGCCTCGTTAAAG CTTACCAAAGCTTCAATGAAAGTTCATATCAGTTTCTCAAGACACAAGGCTTGAACTCAAG TGGGCCAGCATCCCACCTCATGTTCAAGTTCTTCCTGGCACTGTGGGCAGGATTTGTCGGAGCTTTCTTCGCGTTTCCTGGTCTGCGATTTGCCAGGATGCACAGCGACGCGTTCAAGTACTGCGAGGAACGGCCTTTCCTAAA GGTTGCGCTGCACATGAGCTTTGTGGCCCCCCTGTTTGTAGTCTTGCTCTGGGTGAAGCCCATAGCACGTGCCTACTTCACGCAGAGGACGTTTCCTGGAATGAAGGGCACCTT GCTTACAGACGATTCATTCGAAACGACGCGCATAGTGTGTGTGTTAGCAGTGGTGCTCATGCGACTACTACTGATGCCGCGCTACCTCCAGTCGTATCTCAATTTAGCGCCCGAGAAACTGTCTGAGCTCCGCAAGGAGGCGGGGCGTATTACTAATATTGAACTTCAAAAGAAG GTTGCAAGGGTGTTCTACTACTTGTGTGTTGTAGCACTGCAGTATATGACTCCTCTGCTCACATGTGCATTTACAGCTTGTCTTCTGAAGACTTTAG GTGAATACAGTTGGACATCGTACTTGTGGCCGACCGCAGCCGCCAATGCAACATCCTCATTACATCAGCACATACAGCGACAGAGTTCAGCTGCGCACATGTCAGCCGACGCGGAATCTATTTTGAAGACCAGTGAACAGTTCTCGCTCACCCTGACTGGACTTCGTGCTGTGTTTACGCCAGTGCTCTTTCGTGGACTCCTAGGTTTCATGACGTGGTGGCTTTGCGCTGTGTACTTTGCTATCAGTGCCATTGGACTGGTTTATCATTCGTACAGCATCTAG
- the LOC135385083 gene encoding complex III assembly factor LYRM7-like — MAMSTKRAVLSSYKALHRTILFVFDGDVGTIQSARAKAREEFKKNACVKDPDKIEELLKFAGDVRDVLRKDVVHAIINEKGHYELQLRPEHLKDNAACAKEEPPRKQ; from the coding sequence ATGGCGATGAGCACAAAGAGAGCAGTGCTAAGCTCCTACAAGGCTCTGCACCGGACTATTTTGTTCGTCTTCGACGGCGATGTGGGTACGATTCAGTCTGCCAGAGCAAAAGCGAGAGAAGAATTCAAGAAAAACGCGTGTGTTAAGGACCCGGACAAAATAGAGGAGTTGCTCAAGTTTGCCGGTGATGTTAGAGACGTGTTAAGAAAAGATGTCGTTCATGCCATCATTAACGAAAAGGGACATTATGAACTCCAGCTGAGGCCCGAACATTTGAAAGACAACGCGGCATGTGCAAAAGAAGAGCCTCCTCGAAAGCAATAA